Proteins from a single region of Eremothecium gossypii ATCC 10895 chromosome VI, complete sequence:
- the THI2 gene encoding Thi2p (Syntenic homolog of Saccharomyces cerevisiae YBR240C (THI2)): MFPDRNERHRAGARKPRIRCFTGCWACRFKKRRCDEGVPFCALCVKHGDACSYDVRLVWLEENMLLVSRTDGQMRSCAVRAPAARRGLSKSEFQTLAQYRRRQAGLSLAAQDDATQSSFTISLRRLKVYDNAVEAIHGRPRRYEAGHVVRRLEQCLQQIEAGPPGSAGPYGAFPLRPADIAREAAVGRRALAEKFFAHHWWPLISACDNVVLHNVAYAQWIAAHVSAVAHDTQDFPTDIFEAIALRSINLPRWLTRLRGASVPEQVVCYMLLSLLLSAQELHASVLRLLRGLRPLPLAACALIANLDMHPAAKQLLFAQVSPADVLEKQLAASVASEMAAQRATPGGSGAQPRCIEPDYSSTYLCKRPRPCAPDLANDSTFS, translated from the coding sequence ATGTTTCCGGATAGGAATGAACGGCACCGCGCAGGCGCCCGCAAGCCCAGGATCCGGTGTTTCACCGGGTGCTGGGCCTGCCGGTTCAAGAAGCGGCGCTGTGACGAGGGGGTGCCATTTTGCGCTCTGTGCGTGAAGCACGGTGACGCCTGCTCATACGACGTCAGGCTGGTGTGGCTGGAGGAGAACATGTTGCTGGTGTCGCGGACCGACGGACAAATGCGATCGTGTGCCGTGCGtgcgcccgcggcgcgcagGGGGCTTTCAAAGTCCGAGTTCCAGACGCTGGCGCAGTACCGCCGGCGCCAGGCGGGGCTGTCTCTTGCCGCGCAGGACGATGCCACACAAAGCAGTTTCACGATCAGCCTTCGGCGCCTGAAGGTCTACGATAACGCAGTGGAGGCGATCCACGGCAGGCCGCGGCGGTACGAGGCAGGCCATGTCGTGCGCCGGCTGGAGCAATGCCTACAGCAGATCGAGGCAGGGCCGCCCGGCAGCGCAGGCCCCTACGGGGCATTCCCGCTGCGACCCGCGGACATCGCACGCGAAGCAGCAGTAGgccggcgcgcgctggcAGAGAAGTTCTTCGCGCACCACTGGTGGCCGCTCATTTCCGCGTGCGACAACGTCGTACTGCACAACGTCGCGTATGCCCAGTGGATTGCCGCGCATGTCTCGGCAGTCGCACACGATACACAGGACTTCCCCACTGACATCTTTGAAGCAATCGCCCTGCGCTCTATAAACCTCCCCCGCTGGCTGACACGGCTCCGCGGCGCCTCAGTCCCGGAACAGGTGGTGTGCTACATGCTTCTATCTCTGCTACTCAGCGCGCAGGAACTACACGCATCCGtcctgcgcctgctccgCGGCCTGCGCCCGCTCCCGCTGGCAGCCTGCGCGCTCATCGCTAACTTGGACATGCATCCGGCAGCCAAGCAACTGCTGTTCGCACAGGTCAGTCCCGCGGACGTGCTTGAGAAACAGCTTGCTGCGTCGGTCGCCTCGGAAATGGCCGCCCAACGGGCGACCCCCGGTGGGTCCGGCGCCCAGCCTCGCTGCATCGAACCTGATTACAGCAGTACATATCTATGTAAACGTCCCAGGCCCTGTGCGCCGGACTTGGCTAATGACAGCACTTTCAGCTGA